TAACCTTAAGAACCCTAGAAACATGGACACTTCAGATACCCCAGTTACCAAAACCGCTACATCGCCGCCGCAGCAGCAAGAGCCTGACCCTAAAAGGCTCAAAATGTCTACCACCACCACGTCCGAAGACGAAGATGCCGCCGCCACGACAACCGACACCAAAAAACCGAGATACAAACGCCGCAAAATCGCCATGTTCTTTGCCTATTGCGGTGTCGGATATCAAGGAATGCAAAAAAACCCAGGAGCCAAAACCATCGAAGGTGACCTCGAAGAAGCGCTATTCCACGCTGGCGCTGTCCCCGAGCAAGATCGTGGCAACCCAAAACGTTACGACTGGGCGCGGTCGGCCCGAACCGATAAGGGCGTAAGCGCCGTGGGCCAGGTCGTTTCTGGGCGGTTCTACATCGACCCTCCTGGCCTCGTGGAGCGTCTTAATCAGATACTTCCGACCCAGATTCGGATATTCGGGTATAACCGTGCGACGGCCTCTTTTAGCGCGAAGAAGTTTTGTGATCGACGGCGGTATGTTTATCTTATCCCAGTTTTTGCTCTTGATCCAAGTTGTCATCGAGATAGGGAAAGTGTTTTGTCTAGTTTGGGGTCCGGTAACGAGCTTGTCAAGTGCTTGGAGTGTTCGGAAAGAGGCCGCAAAGTAATAGGTGTTATGGGCAAGCGTAGTAGTTTTGAACCCAAGTCGACTATAGTTCAGCATGGCATTTCATCAAACAATTTAGATGCAGAAAACGTAATGAAGGAAGATAACCTGACATCTCAACTTAAGGAGGAGGTTACTGAAATGGATGATTCTGGGGTTGTGGAAGTTAAAGTTAATGTAGCGAAGTCTACAATAGTTCAGCCTGACATTTCATCGAACATTGGAGATGCTGAAGGTGCAATTAAGGAAGATAACCTAACATCTGAACTTAAGGAGGAGGTTACCGAAATGGATGATTCTGGGGTTGTAGCAGATAAAGTTAATGTAGCCAAGTGGACGATAGTTCAGTGTggcatttcatcaaacattggAGATGCTGAAAATGCAATCAAGGAAGATAACCTGACGTCTGAACTTAAGGAGGAGGTCACCGAAAGGGTTGATTCCTTGGTTGTGGAAGATAAAGTTAATGtagaaaagaaagaggaaagaAGATTTTTTTACGGTGAGGAAGAAAAGAAGAGgttcaataaaatattgaattactATGTCGGGTCTCACAACTTCCATAACTTCACTACAAGAACAAAAGCTGATGATCCTGCTGCACGGCgctatattgtttcatttcaTGCAAACAC
This genomic stretch from Gossypium raimondii isolate GPD5lz chromosome 6, ASM2569854v1, whole genome shotgun sequence harbors:
- the LOC105773961 gene encoding uncharacterized protein LOC105773961, which translates into the protein MDTSDTPVTKTATSPPQQQEPDPKRLKMSTTTTSEDEDAAATTTDTKKPRYKRRKIAMFFAYCGVGYQGMQKNPGAKTIEGDLEEALFHAGAVPEQDRGNPKRYDWARSARTDKGVSAVGQVVSGRFYIDPPGLVERLNQILPTQIRIFGYNRATASFSAKKFCDRRRYVYLIPVFALDPSCHRDRESVLSSLGSGNELVKCLECSERGRKVIGVMGKRSSFEPKSTIVQHGISSNNLDAENVMKEDNLTSQLKEEVTEMDDSGVVEVKVNVAKSTIVQPDISSNIGDAEGAIKEDNLTSELKEEVTEMDDSGVVADKVNVAKWTIVQCGISSNIGDAENAIKEDNLTSELKEEVTERVDSLVVEDKVNVEKKEERRFFYGEEEKKRFNKILNYYVGSHNFHNFTTRTKADDPAARRYIVSFHANTVVTVEGIDFVKCEVVGQSFMLHQIRKMIGMAVAVMRGCAPESLIETALRKDVHINIPTAPEVGLYLDECLFSSYNQKWKDSHEELSMKAYEEEAEEFKMKFIYSHIASTEREEGVVGLWLHSLNHRNYPDLRAGSGDSVEGKKSPKVDDKADTVEEESNVVEKNSDTAEMRSAEE